The DNA window CGGGCGTGACGGCCGCTTCGGTATCCGGGATGCCCAGGTCCCGGGCCCGCTTGTCGGCCAGCGCCAGCAGCCGGCGGATCCGCCCGGCGATGGCGTCCTTGGTCAGCGGCGGGTCGGCGAGCGCGCCCAACTCCTCCAGGGATGCCTGCCGGTGCTCCAGACGCAGCCGCCCCGCCGAGGTCAGGTGGTGGGGGGCGTCGTCGGCGAGGATCTCCAGCGCCCGGGTCACCCGGGCGGCGGCGGCGACCGCGGCCCGCGCGGAGCGGCGCAGGTTGGCGTCGTCGAAGTTGGCCAGGCGGTTGGCCGTCGCCCGGACCTCGCGGCGCACCCGGCGCTCCTCCCAGGCGAGCACGCTGGAGTGCGCGCCGATCCGGGTCAGCAGCGCGGCGATCGCGTCGCCGTCCTTGACCACCACCCGGTCGACCCCGCGCACCTCGCGGTTCTTCGCGGTGATGCCGATCCGGCGGGCCGCGCCGACCAGGGCGAGCGCCGACTCCGGCCCCGGGCAGGTGATCTCCAGGGCGCTGGAGCGGCCCGGCTCGGTCAGCGAGCCGTGCGCCATGAACGCCCCCCGCCACGCGGACACGGCGCAGCAGACGTTGGCCGCCACCACGTGCGGCGGCAGACCCCGCACCGGACGGCCCCGCACGTCCAGCAGCCCGGTCTGCCGCGCCAGGGCCTCGCCGTCCTTGACCACCCGCACGATGAAGTGGCTGCCCTTGCGCAGCCCACCCGAGGCCAGTACGTGGATCTCGCTCGGATAGCCGTACACCTCGGCGATCTCCCGGCGCAGCCGCCGGGCCACCGCCCCGGTGTCGAGCTCCGCCTCGACCACCACCCGGCCGGAGACGATGTGCAGCCCCCCGGCGAAGCGCAGCAGCGCCGCCATCTCCGCCCGCCGGCAGCAGGGCTTGGGCACGTCCACCCGGCTCAGCTCGTCCTTGACCGCAGCCGTCATCGCCATTGTGCGCCCCCTCACGGACCGGTTCCGGCGTGTCGCCGGAGATTACGTACGTGCTTAACGATCGGCGCCCAGGACAGGCACCAGCGCGGCGCCCAGAGCGGCCGGATCGTGACGGGGCTCGCCGTCGGTGACGGCGACCGGGGCGAGGACCAGCCGGGCACCCAGCGATTCTGCCGCACGCTGGACCGGCCCGGGATCACCCACCGCCTTGGAGTCCGCCAGCACCAGGTCCACCGTCAGCTCGGGCAGATAGTGCCGCAGGGTGTCCAGATGGTCGGCCAGGGACAGCCCAAGGGTCTCCTTCTCCGCCGCCAGGTTGAGCGTGACCAGCCGACGGGCGGAGCTGGTGACGATCGCGGCGGCCAGCCCCGGCACCAGCAGGTGCGGCAGCACGCTGGTGTACCAGCTGCCCGGGCCGAAGATCAGCCAGTCGGCCTCGGCGGTCGCCGCCACCGCCTCGGCGCAGGCGGCCGGCGCGAGGGGGGTGAGCCGCAGCGACTCCACCCGCCCGGTGGTGACCGCCACCTGGTGCTGCCCGCGCAGCGTCCGCACCTCGTCCGGGTACGCCGCGTCGGCGCCGCGCACCCGGGCCTCGATGCCCACCGGCTGGCGGGACATCGGCAGCACCCGGCCCACCGCGCCGAGCATCGCCCCGGCGTGCTCCAGCGCCGCCACCGGGTCGCCGAGCAGCTCGGTCAGGCCGCAGAGCACCAGATTTCCCACCGCGTGCCCGGCCAGCCCGTCGTCGCTGTCGGCCGGGTCGCCGGGCGTGCCGGCGAAGCGGTGCTGGAACAGCCCGGCGCTGCGCCGGGTGGCCGGGTGGTCGCCCGCGAGGGCCACCAACGCCTGGCGCAGGTCGCCCGGCGGCAGCCCGCCCCGGCGGGCGCGTAGCCGGCCGCTGGAGCCCCCGTCGTCGCCGACGGTGACCACGGCGGTGATGTCCAGGTCGAGCTCGGGCGCGCACCGGCGCAGCGCCCGCAGGGACGCCGACAGCCCGTGGCCGCCGCCGAAGGCGACCACCTTCGTCGCCGTCACTCCCGCCCCAGGTCCCGGTGCTGGGCGTTGGCGGCGATGCCCGACTGGCGCAGCCGGCCGGCCAGCTCCTCGGCGATGGCGACGCTGCGGTGCTTGCCGCCGGTGCAGCCGACGGCCACGGTCAGGTAGCGCTTGCCCTCCCGCTCGAAGCCGACGGTGGTGGCGTTGACCAGCTCGGCGTACGCCCCGACGAAGGCCCCCGCGCCCTCCTGGCCGAGCACGTACGAGCTGACGGCCTCCTCCCGGCCGGTGTGCTCGCGCAGCTCGGGCACCCAGTACGGGTTGGGCAGGAACCGGGCGTCGAGGACGAAGTCGGCGTCCGGCGGCAGGCCGTACTTGAAGCCGAAGGAGAGTACGGTGATCCGCAGCCGGCGGGCGTCCTCGCCACCGAACAGCTCCTCGATCCGGCGGCGCAGCTGGTTGACGTTCAGGTGGCTGGTGTCGATGATCACGTCGGCCTGGTCCCGGGCCTCCTCCAGCAGTCCCCGCTCGACGGCGATGCCGTCGGCGAGCCGGCCGTCGCCCTGCAACGGGTGCGAGCGCCGGACGCTCTCGAAACGGCGGATCAGCACCTCGTCGTCGGCGTCGACGAAGACCACGCGCGGGGAGAAGCCC is part of the Micromonospora olivasterospora genome and encodes:
- a CDS encoding gluconeogenesis factor YvcK family protein, whose translation is MTATKVVAFGGGHGLSASLRALRRCAPELDLDITAVVTVGDDGGSSGRLRARRGGLPPGDLRQALVALAGDHPATRRSAGLFQHRFAGTPGDPADSDDGLAGHAVGNLVLCGLTELLGDPVAALEHAGAMLGAVGRVLPMSRQPVGIEARVRGADAAYPDEVRTLRGQHQVAVTTGRVESLRLTPLAPAACAEAVAATAEADWLIFGPGSWYTSVLPHLLVPGLAAAIVTSSARRLVTLNLAAEKETLGLSLADHLDTLRHYLPELTVDLVLADSKAVGDPGPVQRAAESLGARLVLAPVAVTDGEPRHDPAALGAALVPVLGADR
- the rapZ gene encoding RNase adapter RapZ, giving the protein MNEARTDHDPVVGQPAAEPDTTLVVVTGLSGGGRSTVARALENVGYYVVDNLPQALMLDMAELAVKAGGAARRTAMVLDVRSRAFSTDLAGAIRELKERGFSPRVVFVDADDEVLIRRFESVRRSHPLQGDGRLADGIAVERGLLEEARDQADVIIDTSHLNVNQLRRRIEELFGGEDARRLRITVLSFGFKYGLPPDADFVLDARFLPNPYWVPELREHTGREEAVSSYVLGQEGAGAFVGAYAELVNATTVGFEREGKRYLTVAVGCTGGKHRSVAIAEELAGRLRQSGIAANAQHRDLGRE
- the whiA gene encoding DNA-binding protein WhiA, producing the protein MAMTAAVKDELSRVDVPKPCCRRAEMAALLRFAGGLHIVSGRVVVEAELDTGAVARRLRREIAEVYGYPSEIHVLASGGLRKGSHFIVRVVKDGEALARQTGLLDVRGRPVRGLPPHVVAANVCCAVSAWRGAFMAHGSLTEPGRSSALEITCPGPESALALVGAARRIGITAKNREVRGVDRVVVKDGDAIAALLTRIGAHSSVLAWEERRVRREVRATANRLANFDDANLRRSARAAVAAAARVTRALEILADDAPHHLTSAGRLRLEHRQASLEELGALADPPLTKDAIAGRIRRLLALADKRARDLGIPDTEAAVTPEMLVV